ACCTAGGTAGCTTCCCTATCGCAATGGCTGTGCCCCCTTACATGTCCCGAAACATGAACACTACAACCAGCCAAAATGAAAACAATGAACGCCTCGGGCGCTTCGGTGAAAGCCGATGCGGACCGTCTTGCTGACTTCGTCCTGTTCACGCAGCGGAGTTGCATCCTGAACCTGTCCACAGAACTCAACAAGGGGAACGTCTCATTCCCCCAGTTCTTCCTCCTCACCTATCTTTCCAGCGAAGAATATCTCACGATGTCCGACATTGCGAAGAAGATGGGCCACTCCACCGCAGCCGCCACCGGTCTGGTCGACCGTTTGGAGAAGCTGTATTACGTGGAGCGCGTGCACGCTGCCGAAGATCG
The DNA window shown above is from Luteolibacter yonseiensis and carries:
- a CDS encoding MarR family transcriptional regulator, which codes for MKTMNASGASVKADADRLADFVLFTQRSCILNLSTELNKGNVSFPQFFLLTYLSSEEYLTMSDIAKKMGHSTAAATGLVDRLEKLYYVERVHAAEDRRKIMVRITSKGTELVSKMRTEIANDLAGILAGMDEDQAESVEHTKRAIHGRAIA